A section of the Vibrio vulnificus CMCP6 genome encodes:
- a CDS encoding LysM peptidoglycan-binding domain-containing protein — protein MNSVLQAASRALLPLLFSVSVAAQESPAPLNIKPDAPQTYVVVKGDTLWDISALYLDSPWLWPRLWQINPDIDNPHLIYPGDKLSLVWKNGQPMLSLKPVVTLSPKARITEKKAVPTVDEGLVLPYLQSDRLLSKEKLSSVARVMGTSDGRKYLAKDERIFISGQQTETHWAIYRQVQEFERADPDANMIALRVVAQGELKESAQDYSGIEVTSQRQEVLINDIALPQSENLVEELSTTFYPAPAPQDVDAKILGSIDGIDYSAPSQVVILDKGKVDNLRQGHIFELYKASNNVYRSSDSQFSYEKSGSSDEISLPKSRIGELMIIRPYEYFSLALITRSTQPISRDILVVAPVQVDESVTAQTP, from the coding sequence ATGAACTCAGTGCTGCAAGCCGCTTCACGCGCATTGTTACCCTTGTTGTTTAGTGTGAGTGTGGCTGCCCAGGAGTCGCCAGCTCCGTTAAACATCAAGCCAGACGCACCTCAAACTTATGTCGTCGTAAAAGGAGATACCCTTTGGGATATCTCAGCGCTCTATTTGGATAGCCCTTGGTTGTGGCCGCGTTTGTGGCAGATCAACCCTGATATTGATAACCCTCACTTAATCTACCCTGGCGATAAGCTCTCGTTAGTTTGGAAAAACGGTCAGCCGATGTTGAGTTTAAAACCGGTGGTGACATTGAGCCCGAAAGCTCGAATCACGGAGAAAAAAGCGGTACCAACAGTAGATGAAGGGTTGGTTCTGCCTTATCTGCAATCTGACCGACTACTGAGTAAAGAGAAGCTCAGCAGTGTCGCGCGCGTGATGGGAACCAGCGATGGACGAAAATACCTTGCCAAAGACGAGCGTATTTTCATCAGCGGCCAACAAACGGAAACCCATTGGGCGATTTATCGTCAAGTGCAAGAGTTTGAACGAGCAGATCCCGATGCCAACATGATCGCGCTACGTGTGGTTGCACAAGGTGAGCTTAAAGAATCGGCACAAGACTATTCCGGTATTGAAGTGACCAGTCAGCGACAAGAAGTATTGATCAACGACATTGCATTGCCGCAATCTGAAAACCTCGTCGAAGAACTGTCTACGACCTTTTATCCTGCGCCAGCCCCTCAAGATGTGGATGCCAAGATATTGGGCAGTATTGATGGCATCGATTACAGTGCACCAAGCCAAGTGGTGATTTTGGACAAAGGGAAAGTGGACAATTTACGCCAAGGGCATATTTTCGAACTCTATAAAGCCTCAAACAACGTTTATCGTAGCAGTGACAGCCAATTCAGCTACGAGAAAAGTGGTTCTTCTGATGAGATATCCTTGCCGAAAAGTCGCATTGGTGAGTTGATGATCATTCGTCCTTACGAATACTTCAGCTTGGCGTTGATCACCCGCAGTACTCAACCGATCAGTCGTGACATTTTGGTCGTGGCGCCAGTGCAAGTTGACGAATCAGTGACGGCGCAAACGCCCTGA